Proteins found in one Lysinibacillus fusiformis genomic segment:
- a CDS encoding cupin domain-containing protein, whose product MKNSAQYFIEHLKLAEHPEGGYYISSFRASDDIAVRDVQRPIYTSIYFLLRSQDISHLHRLQSDELWYYHAGSPLTVHMIFPDGTYEAKKLGLNLEAGEVPQIAVPKHTIFGSSVKESDTFSLVGCMVAPGFDFEDFELFTQEELLADYPQHEEVIRKMAYKTIE is encoded by the coding sequence TTGAAGAATTCAGCACAATATTTTATTGAACATTTAAAGTTAGCCGAACATCCAGAAGGGGGCTATTACATTTCATCATTTCGTGCATCAGACGATATAGCCGTGAGAGATGTTCAGAGGCCCATTTATACAAGTATTTATTTCCTCTTACGCTCACAAGATATTTCCCATCTACATCGCTTGCAATCGGACGAGCTATGGTATTATCATGCAGGCAGCCCACTAACCGTTCATATGATTTTCCCAGATGGTACATATGAAGCGAAGAAGCTTGGTTTGAATTTAGAAGCAGGGGAAGTACCCCAAATTGCAGTGCCAAAGCATACAATTTTCGGTTCGTCGGTGAAAGAGTCTGATACGTTTAGTTTAGTTGGATGTATGGTGGCGCCAGGCTTTGACTTTGAGGACTTTGAATTGTTTACACAGGAAGAGCTTTTAGCAGATTATCCTCAGCACGAGGAAGTCATTCGTAAAATGGCCTACAAAACAATTGAATAG
- a CDS encoding branched-chain amino acid ABC transporter permease, whose protein sequence is MKKSKVFWGYAVIALVIYAVVQLLITTEVIDLYYKNMLITMCINIMLAVSLHIVIGVTGQFSIGHAGFLAVGAYVSAIITTKLMLPFPLAILLGAAAAAVAGLIVGIPTLRLKGDYLAIATLGFAEIIRIIFLNTDYVGGAAGMQVKYLSNWTYAFFGVVLTILVISNFTNSRHGRACISIREDEIAADAMGINTTYYKVVAFAIGSFFAGLAGAIFAHNFYIIQPTTFGFLKSFDILIYVVLGGLGSLSGSVIAAIFLTFVSTYLANFPETRMIIYSLVLIIVMLYRPTGLMGTKEITQLFKFGKKGGTK, encoded by the coding sequence ATGAAAAAGTCTAAAGTTTTCTGGGGCTATGCCGTAATAGCGCTAGTCATCTATGCAGTTGTACAATTATTGATTACGACGGAAGTAATTGATTTGTACTATAAAAATATGTTGATCACGATGTGTATTAACATCATGCTAGCTGTCAGCTTGCATATTGTTATTGGGGTTACTGGGCAATTCTCTATTGGGCATGCTGGGTTCCTTGCAGTTGGAGCATATGTATCGGCTATTATTACAACAAAGTTAATGCTGCCATTCCCATTGGCTATCCTTTTAGGGGCTGCAGCAGCAGCAGTTGCTGGTCTCATTGTAGGGATTCCAACGCTTCGTTTAAAAGGGGATTATTTAGCGATTGCCACACTAGGGTTTGCCGAGATTATTCGTATTATCTTTTTAAATACGGATTATGTTGGTGGCGCAGCAGGGATGCAAGTTAAATATTTATCTAACTGGACATATGCATTCTTTGGCGTAGTGTTAACGATTCTAGTCATCTCGAACTTTACAAATTCTCGACATGGACGTGCGTGTATTTCCATTCGAGAAGACGAAATAGCAGCGGATGCTATGGGTATTAACACAACTTACTATAAAGTTGTTGCATTCGCTATCGGTTCTTTCTTCGCTGGTCTAGCTGGCGCTATTTTTGCACATAACTTTTACATTATCCAACCGACAACATTCGGTTTCTTAAAATCATTTGATATTTTAATTTACGTTGTACTCGGTGGTTTAGGAAGTCTTTCTGGTTCAGTGATTGCTGCGATTTTCTTAACATTCGTGTCTACTTATCTCGCAAACTTCCCAGAAACGCGTATGATTATTTACAGTTTAGTATTAATTATCGTAATGCTTTATCGTCCAACAGGCTTGATGGGAACGAAAGAAATCACGCAATTATTTAAGTTTGGTAAAAAAGGAGGTACAAAATAA
- the rluF gene encoding 23S rRNA pseudouridine(2604) synthase RluF — translation MRINKYLSETGIISRRGADKWIEEGKVTINGELATVGSQVEAGDIVCVDGKEVKKEQQLVYIALNKPVGITSTTERHIKGNVVDFVNHPLRIFHIGRLDKESEGLLLLTNDGDIVNKILRAENHHEKEYIVQVDKPITTQFIQKMGSGVDILDTTTLPCHVERISDKVFKIILEQGLNRQIRRMCSALGYSVKRLQRIRIMNIKLGNLKVGQWRDLTEKERTELFKLLNYTLK, via the coding sequence ATGCGTATTAATAAATATTTAAGTGAAACAGGCATCATATCTCGTCGTGGCGCTGATAAATGGATAGAAGAAGGAAAAGTAACGATTAATGGGGAACTGGCGACAGTTGGTAGTCAAGTTGAAGCAGGGGACATTGTTTGCGTTGATGGAAAAGAGGTAAAGAAAGAACAACAACTTGTTTACATTGCTCTAAATAAACCTGTTGGTATTACAAGTACAACAGAGCGACATATAAAAGGCAATGTGGTTGATTTTGTCAATCATCCCTTGCGTATTTTTCATATCGGACGTCTTGATAAGGAATCAGAGGGGTTATTGTTATTAACGAATGATGGCGATATCGTCAATAAAATTCTACGTGCTGAAAATCATCATGAAAAAGAATACATTGTTCAAGTTGACAAGCCTATAACGACACAATTTATCCAAAAAATGGGTAGTGGTGTCGATATTTTAGATACAACAACCTTACCATGCCATGTGGAAAGGATTTCAGATAAGGTGTTTAAAATCATTTTAGAGCAAGGCTTAAACCGCCAAATTCGCCGAATGTGTTCTGCACTAGGGTATTCCGTTAAGCGTCTACAACGTATTCGTATTATGAATATTAAGCTTGGTAACTTAAAGGTGGGGCAATGGCGTGATTTAACAGAGAAGGAACGAACAGAACTATTCAAACTACTTAATTACACACTCAAATAG
- a CDS encoding branched-chain amino acid ABC transporter permease, translating to MEWIQQLVNGISLGSIYALIALGYTMVYGIIKLINFAHGDVFMIGSFIGFYAIAKWELGFFPALLLAMLVCAIFGVLIERIAYKRLRNATRIAALITAIGVSLLIEYTTIFFRGAQPAAYPEVFKNKSLDIFGVQISSTSILILSVAVVLMILLQFIVHKTKIGKAMRAVSHDADAARLMGINVDNTISATFAIGSALAGAAGVIFGVYYTKIDPLMGVIPGVKAFIAAVLGGIGIIPGAMVGGMLLGVVESLVSALGFSLWRDAAAFVILILILIFRPSGIFGKNAREKV from the coding sequence ATGGAATGGATACAGCAACTTGTGAATGGTATTTCACTTGGAAGTATCTACGCGTTAATAGCGCTAGGGTATACGATGGTATACGGTATTATCAAGCTGATTAACTTTGCTCATGGTGATGTCTTCATGATTGGGTCATTTATTGGCTTTTACGCAATTGCTAAATGGGAGCTTGGATTCTTCCCAGCACTATTATTGGCGATGTTAGTTTGTGCGATCTTTGGTGTTTTAATTGAACGTATTGCCTATAAACGATTACGAAATGCTACACGTATCGCAGCTTTAATTACAGCGATTGGTGTATCGCTATTAATCGAATATACAACGATTTTCTTCAGAGGGGCTCAACCAGCAGCTTATCCTGAAGTTTTCAAAAATAAATCACTAGATATTTTTGGCGTACAAATCAGCAGTACATCCATCTTAATTTTATCAGTCGCAGTTGTACTGATGATTCTTTTACAATTCATCGTACATAAGACAAAAATCGGTAAAGCAATGCGTGCCGTTTCCCACGATGCAGATGCAGCTCGCCTAATGGGTATTAACGTTGACAATACAATTTCTGCAACGTTTGCGATTGGTTCAGCTTTAGCTGGTGCAGCAGGTGTTATCTTCGGTGTTTATTATACAAAAATTGACCCATTAATGGGTGTTATTCCTGGTGTTAAAGCATTTATCGCAGCTGTTCTTGGTGGTATTGGTATCATCCCTGGCGCTATGGTTGGTGGTATGTTACTAGGTGTTGTAGAGTCCTTAGTAAGTGCACTTGGCTTCTCGTTATGGCGTGATGCAGCGGCATTCGTTATCTTAATTTTAATCTTAATCTTCAGACCATCGGGTATCTTTGGTAAAAATGCCCGTGAGAAAGTGTAG
- the adh gene encoding aldehyde dehydrogenase yields the protein MVYAFPNTEGSVVQFKEKYDNYIGGEWTPPVKGQYFDNVTPVTGQVFTQVARSTAEDIELALDAAHAAKDAWGKTSPTERANILLKIADRIEQNLEKLAVAETWDNGKAVRETLNADIPLAIDHFRYFAGVLRAQEGSVSQIDNDTVAYHFHEPIGVVGQIIPWNFPLLMAVWKLAPALAAGNCVVLKPAEQTPASIMVLLELIEDLLPSGVINVVNGFGLEAGKPLASNPRIGKIAFTGETTTGRLIMQYASQNLIPVTLELGGKSPNIFFEDIMDKDDAFLDKAVEGFVLFALNQGEVCTCPSRALVQESIYDKFMERVLQRVEAIKVGNPLDPNTMMGAQASSEQMEKILSYLDIGKQEGAECLIGGDKNNVGEGFENGYYIKPTVFKGHNKMRIFQEEIFGPVVAVTTFKTKEEALEIANDTLYGLGSGVWTRDINTAYRFGREIQAGRVWTNCYHAYPAHAAFGGYKMSGVGRENHKMMLAHYQQTKNLLVSYSENKLGFF from the coding sequence ATGGTTTATGCATTTCCAAACACTGAAGGATCGGTAGTTCAATTCAAAGAGAAATATGATAATTATATTGGTGGCGAATGGACACCCCCAGTGAAGGGTCAGTACTTTGATAACGTTACTCCTGTTACTGGACAAGTTTTTACACAAGTAGCACGTTCCACAGCTGAGGACATTGAACTTGCATTAGATGCAGCACATGCTGCTAAGGATGCATGGGGCAAAACATCACCGACAGAACGCGCAAACATTTTACTTAAAATTGCGGACCGTATCGAGCAAAATTTAGAAAAGCTAGCCGTTGCCGAAACATGGGATAACGGTAAAGCGGTACGCGAAACATTAAACGCAGACATCCCTCTTGCAATTGATCATTTCCGTTATTTTGCTGGGGTATTACGTGCTCAAGAGGGCTCAGTAAGCCAAATTGATAATGATACAGTTGCTTATCATTTCCATGAGCCAATTGGTGTAGTTGGTCAAATCATTCCTTGGAACTTCCCATTATTAATGGCTGTATGGAAGCTTGCACCAGCACTTGCAGCTGGAAACTGTGTCGTATTAAAACCTGCAGAGCAAACACCAGCATCGATTATGGTGCTTTTAGAATTAATAGAAGACCTACTACCTTCAGGTGTCATTAATGTTGTGAATGGATTTGGCTTAGAAGCAGGGAAACCGCTTGCATCAAATCCACGTATTGGTAAGATTGCCTTTACAGGTGAGACGACGACAGGTCGTTTAATTATGCAATATGCTTCTCAAAACCTTATTCCAGTAACATTAGAATTGGGTGGTAAGTCACCGAACATCTTCTTTGAAGATATTATGGATAAAGATGATGCCTTTTTAGATAAAGCTGTTGAGGGCTTCGTACTATTTGCTCTAAACCAAGGAGAAGTATGTACATGTCCTTCACGTGCACTGGTTCAGGAATCTATTTACGATAAATTTATGGAACGCGTATTACAACGAGTAGAAGCCATTAAAGTTGGCAACCCACTTGATCCAAACACAATGATGGGTGCACAGGCTTCTAGTGAGCAAATGGAAAAAATTCTTTCTTATTTAGATATTGGTAAGCAAGAAGGTGCAGAATGTCTAATTGGTGGAGACAAAAATAATGTAGGTGAAGGCTTTGAAAATGGCTACTACATTAAACCAACTGTTTTCAAAGGGCATAATAAAATGCGTATATTCCAAGAAGAAATTTTCGGACCAGTTGTTGCTGTCACAACATTTAAAACGAAAGAGGAAGCATTGGAAATTGCGAATGATACATTATATGGATTAGGTTCCGGTGTTTGGACGAGAGATATTAATACAGCATATCGCTTCGGTCGCGAAATCCAAGCTGGCCGTGTTTGGACAAACTGTTACCACGCTTATCCTGCACATGCTGCATTCGGTGGCTACAAAATGTCAGGTGTTGGTCGTGAAAATCATAAAATGATGCTAGCTCATTACCAACAAACGAAAAACTTATTAGTGAGCTACAGTGAAAACAAACTTGGTTTCTTCTAA
- a CDS encoding DUF6904 family protein: MISIQSTEQLTGVRISADYWDLDELINAIYKVTGDENKYYDYQGPRLRILSVCYKLRHAMLGEHHLDFVSNGLNKSVLTQHELIFPNKNVYFSTEILWPEIIFSAIALNDFIDLHQKLNNASMWNHEIAIIRKFQAAIADCLEQEVSEEDYVVFLRMLHAKNPFTFRFATQYVDVLNLEYIELSKEERQAHLAAFAVRLMIEDHEYVALKSHLMEAAIATKQALHDIQIQLNYPEEILW; encoded by the coding sequence ATGATATCCATTCAAAGCACAGAGCAACTAACAGGAGTTCGAATTAGCGCCGATTATTGGGATTTAGATGAACTAATTAATGCTATTTATAAAGTAACTGGTGATGAAAATAAATACTATGATTATCAGGGTCCTCGACTACGTATTTTAAGCGTTTGCTATAAACTAAGACATGCTATGCTTGGCGAACATCACCTAGATTTTGTTAGTAATGGACTTAATAAAAGTGTTCTAACACAACATGAATTAATCTTTCCAAATAAGAATGTCTATTTTTCAACAGAAATTCTTTGGCCAGAAATTATCTTTAGTGCAATCGCATTAAATGATTTTATTGATCTGCACCAAAAATTAAACAATGCTTCTATGTGGAATCATGAAATAGCTATTATACGCAAATTTCAAGCGGCTATTGCTGATTGTTTGGAACAAGAGGTGAGTGAAGAAGATTATGTTGTGTTTTTAAGAATGTTACATGCCAAAAATCCATTTACCTTCCGTTTTGCAACACAATACGTGGATGTTCTGAATCTAGAATATATCGAATTAAGTAAAGAGGAACGTCAAGCACATTTAGCGGCATTTGCTGTACGATTAATGATAGAGGACCATGAATATGTAGCATTAAAATCCCACCTGATGGAAGCAGCTATTGCAACGAAACAAGCATTGCATGATATTCAAATTCAACTTAATTATCCTGAAGAAATATTATGGTGA
- a CDS encoding ABC transporter ATP-binding protein produces MLKVQNIDVYYGNIQALKGLSLEVNEGEIVTLIGANGAGKSTLLKTLSGLLKPKGGIIEYEGFSIAGKAAQTIVKSGISHVPEGRRVFANMSVEENLELGAYLRNDKAGIKKDMDHVFELFPRLLERRKQQSGTLSGGEQQMLAMGRALMAKPKLLLMDEPSMGLAPLMVKNIFNIIEQVNKEGTTVLLVEQNANMALSVANRAYVLETGRIVLSGSAKELQESEQVKAAYLGGL; encoded by the coding sequence ATGCTAAAAGTACAAAATATCGATGTTTATTATGGCAACATCCAAGCATTAAAGGGCCTCTCTTTAGAAGTAAACGAGGGTGAAATTGTAACGTTAATCGGAGCAAACGGTGCTGGAAAAAGTACGCTCTTAAAGACATTGTCAGGTTTATTGAAGCCAAAAGGCGGCATTATTGAATACGAGGGCTTCTCTATTGCTGGGAAAGCGGCACAAACTATTGTGAAATCAGGGATATCCCACGTTCCAGAAGGTCGTCGTGTTTTTGCCAATATGTCCGTTGAAGAAAACTTAGAGCTTGGAGCATATCTGCGTAATGATAAAGCAGGTATTAAAAAAGATATGGATCATGTTTTCGAGTTATTTCCACGATTATTAGAGCGTCGGAAACAGCAGTCAGGCACATTGTCTGGTGGGGAACAGCAGATGCTTGCGATGGGTCGTGCTTTAATGGCCAAACCAAAGCTATTATTAATGGATGAACCTTCGATGGGTCTTGCACCGTTAATGGTTAAAAATATCTTCAATATTATTGAGCAGGTCAATAAAGAAGGAACAACCGTATTACTTGTTGAGCAAAATGCTAATATGGCATTATCGGTCGCTAACCGTGCATATGTACTTGAAACGGGACGTATCGTTCTATCTGGTTCAGCAAAAGAGCTACAAGAGAGCGAGCAAGTAAAAGCAGCTTATTTAGGCGGATTATAA
- a CDS encoding ABC transporter ATP-binding protein gives MTGNLLINVENMGIQFGGLKAVQGVNMYLNQGELVGLIGPNGAGKTTSFNMLTGVYTPTEGTITFNGMKINGLAPYQVTQKGISRTFQNIRLFKELSVLDNVKVANHSLAKHSMWSSIFRLPNHFKGEAEMENQSIEFLKIFGLDVYKDELAKNLPYGMQRRLEIARALAANPKLLLLDEPAAGMNPQETHDLMELIAFIRKEFGLTILLIEHDMSLVMGICERIYVLDHGQLIADGTPEEIRNNPKVIEAYLGEEVIG, from the coding sequence ATGACTGGAAACCTTCTTATCAATGTTGAAAACATGGGTATTCAATTCGGCGGTTTAAAGGCAGTACAGGGTGTTAATATGTACCTTAACCAAGGCGAATTGGTAGGACTTATTGGACCAAATGGTGCTGGGAAAACAACGAGCTTTAATATGTTAACAGGGGTATATACACCAACGGAAGGTACAATTACTTTTAATGGTATGAAAATAAATGGACTTGCACCCTATCAGGTTACACAGAAAGGGATCAGCCGTACATTCCAAAATATCCGCTTATTTAAAGAGCTATCTGTACTAGACAATGTGAAGGTAGCCAACCATTCTCTTGCTAAGCATTCAATGTGGTCTTCTATTTTTCGTTTGCCAAACCATTTCAAAGGTGAGGCCGAAATGGAAAATCAATCAATTGAGTTCTTAAAAATCTTTGGCTTAGATGTCTATAAGGATGAGCTGGCAAAAAATTTGCCATACGGGATGCAGCGTCGTTTAGAAATTGCTCGTGCGTTAGCGGCAAATCCAAAACTACTACTATTGGATGAACCAGCAGCAGGGATGAATCCACAAGAAACACACGATTTAATGGAGTTAATTGCATTTATTCGTAAAGAGTTCGGCTTAACAATTTTGCTGATCGAGCATGATATGAGCTTAGTCATGGGAATTTGTGAACGCATTTATGTACTCGATCATGGACAATTAATCGCTGACGGGACGCCAGAAGAAATTCGCAACAATCCAAAGGTAATAGAAGCGTACCTTGGTGAGGAGGTTATCGGCTAA